Proteins encoded by one window of Fischerella sp. PCC 9605:
- a CDS encoding DICT sensory domain-containing protein gives MSISTSVLSDMLQALPHLRPQLYFKASLTALSHAMEDQVLAATLEQPLVIASFQRERFYRQEAHRYQRLALRSNQIYVLSAPETDFTNSSEYYEKIAFEPDDALSQEWHLVVIAQNYATCLVCRESLGSLAKNRQLRELSPGLDMDAARRFEGIWTAERGVSLKAAELLFERILAYRPELAGKIEQARQRFGIGGRKIDAEASQQLSEYACDIDTDPFVQRLVTYLQASQYKLHKAYRSISAQARKERLVNSISTAIRRSLNPQEILKVAAQELGQHLGACRCLIYRAQATDTQAIIEHEFLSFDVLSLLGHAWPLENNPLFQEVVLLGEGVRVADTVNDSRVSGSKTLWQIVERFAIRSWLMEPVVFQGRLLGIVELHYCGENPHDWQAGELDLVKAIATQIGAALIQAEAYANLEELNQQLEALDRTRSNLIAITGHELRTPLSTIQVCLESLASEPDMPLELRQVMLNTALADSDRMRKLIQDFLTLSNLESGRVEWHPESLTLQECVDLALSRIRTRMTTDKLPEITTEIARNLPLVRADGDWLVEVLAKLVDNACKFTPPEGQITIKATRNNKQMVEVTVADTGRGIEPNRLEVVFDRFYQEEGALRRSTGGTGLGLAICRQIVNGWGGEIWAESNGKNQGSEFHFTIPIVEGSQEQKTSKVKSQ, from the coding sequence ATGAGCATTTCAACTTCCGTGCTGAGCGATATGCTACAGGCCTTGCCCCACCTGCGGCCCCAACTATATTTCAAAGCTTCGCTAACGGCGCTGTCCCATGCGATGGAGGATCAGGTATTGGCCGCCACTTTAGAGCAGCCCTTGGTGATTGCTAGCTTTCAACGAGAGCGATTCTATCGCCAGGAGGCTCATCGCTATCAACGGCTTGCCCTGCGAAGTAATCAAATATACGTATTATCCGCACCAGAAACTGATTTTACGAACAGCTCGGAGTACTACGAAAAGATAGCTTTTGAGCCAGATGATGCTTTGAGTCAAGAGTGGCATTTGGTAGTAATTGCCCAAAACTATGCTACTTGTTTAGTTTGCCGAGAAAGCCTTGGCTCTCTAGCCAAGAATAGGCAACTGCGGGAGTTAAGCCCTGGTCTGGATATGGACGCGGCGCGAAGATTTGAGGGAATTTGGACGGCAGAACGAGGAGTTAGCCTCAAAGCAGCCGAATTATTATTCGAGAGAATTTTGGCTTATAGACCGGAGTTAGCAGGTAAAATTGAGCAGGCACGGCAGCGGTTTGGTATTGGGGGGCGCAAGATTGATGCAGAAGCAAGCCAACAGCTGAGCGAATATGCTTGCGACATTGACACAGACCCCTTTGTACAGCGTTTGGTAACATACCTGCAAGCGAGCCAGTACAAATTGCACAAAGCGTACCGTTCCATCTCCGCCCAAGCCCGTAAAGAACGCCTTGTCAATTCAATTAGTACCGCAATTAGGCGATCGCTCAATCCCCAAGAAATTTTGAAAGTGGCGGCGCAAGAGTTGGGACAACATCTAGGGGCTTGTCGCTGTCTCATCTACCGCGCCCAAGCTACAGACACCCAAGCTATCATTGAACACGAGTTTTTAAGTTTTGATGTTTTATCACTTTTGGGACATGCCTGGCCATTAGAAAACAATCCTCTGTTTCAGGAAGTGGTTTTACTGGGTGAAGGCGTCCGTGTTGCTGATACTGTCAACGACTCGCGGGTAAGTGGTTCCAAAACGCTTTGGCAGATAGTGGAAAGATTTGCCATTCGTTCTTGGCTAATGGAACCAGTGGTTTTTCAGGGGCGGTTGTTAGGCATAGTAGAATTGCACTATTGCGGTGAAAATCCCCATGATTGGCAAGCTGGGGAATTAGATTTGGTAAAGGCGATCGCCACCCAAATAGGTGCAGCTCTCATCCAAGCTGAAGCCTACGCTAACCTAGAAGAATTGAACCAGCAACTAGAAGCCCTCGATCGTACCCGCAGCAACCTGATCGCGATCACCGGACACGAACTCCGCACACCCCTATCCACCATTCAAGTGTGTTTGGAAAGCCTTGCCAGCGAACCTGATATGCCTCTAGAACTACGGCAGGTAATGCTGAACACAGCTCTTGCTGATTCAGACCGGATGCGAAAACTCATTCAAGATTTTCTCACGCTTTCCAATTTAGAAAGTGGGCGAGTAGAATGGCATCCAGAATCTCTGACCTTACAAGAGTGTGTAGATTTAGCACTCAGCCGCATTCGCACTCGCATGACTACTGATAAGTTGCCCGAAATCACAACCGAAATTGCACGCAACCTGCCTTTGGTCAGAGCTGATGGTGATTGGTTGGTGGAAGTACTGGCAAAACTCGTAGATAACGCTTGCAAATTTACACCACCAGAAGGGCAGATTACTATTAAGGCTACTCGCAATAACAAACAAATGGTCGAGGTGACTGTCGCTGATACGGGGCGAGGTATAGAACCTAATCGACTAGAAGTAGTTTTTGACCGCTTTTATCAGGAAGAGGGAGCGCTGCGGCGTAGCACCGGCGGTACAGGTTTAGGGTTGGCTATTTGCCGTCAGATTGTCAATGGCTGGGGTGGCGAGATTTGGGCAGAATCAAATGGCAAAAACCAGGGCAGTGAATTTCACTTCACCATACCCATCGTTGAGGGAAGTCAAGAGCAAAAGACTTCAAAAGTCAAGAGTCAATAA
- a CDS encoding photosystem I reaction center subunit II PsaD produces the protein MAETLSGQTPVFGGSTGGLLKKAEVEEKYAITWTSPKQQVFEMPTGGSAIMRQGENLLYLARKEQCIALGGQLRKFKITDYKIYRIYPNGETAYIHPADGVFPEKVNQGREKVRYVDRSIGENPEPSKLKFSGTATYDAPNP, from the coding sequence ATGGCAGAAACACTTTCTGGACAAACTCCAGTATTTGGCGGCAGCACTGGCGGCTTGCTCAAAAAAGCAGAAGTAGAAGAAAAGTACGCGATTACTTGGACTAGCCCAAAACAGCAAGTTTTTGAAATGCCTACTGGTGGCTCTGCCATTATGCGGCAAGGAGAGAACTTGCTGTATCTAGCTCGTAAAGAGCAATGCATCGCTCTGGGTGGTCAACTCCGGAAATTCAAAATCACGGACTACAAAATTTACCGGATTTACCCCAACGGAGAAACCGCTTATATTCATCCGGCTGATGGTGTCTTCCCAGAGAAGGTTAACCAAGGTCGTGAGAAAGTGCGTTATGTAGACCGCAGTATCGGTGAGAATCCCGAGCCTTCTAAACTCAAGTTCAGTGGCACAGCTACCTACGACGCTCCCAATCCATAG